In Pseudobdellovibrio exovorus JSS, the genomic stretch CCAAGTGGAGTATGGGTAGGGCTCAATACCTCTTCACCTAATAAGATTGTACAGGAGTCTATTCAGTCGGCGCGCCTTAAAGGTGGCGGCCATCTGCCTCACTGGAGCGACTATCAGTTTTATAAATCTGAATATAAAATATCCAAAGAAACGCGTTTAGATGGTGTGTTCTGTATGCAAGAAACAGATTTGCAGGACGAGAACATACCCAAACATTTTATTGAAATTAAGAATACGACATTGCTTGAAAAAGTAGATGGAAAAAATATGGCCATGTTTCCTGACGCCGTGACAGAACGGGGACAGAAACATTTAAAAGAACTGATGGCTCTTATTGAAAAAGGGCACAAGGCTGAATTGATTTTCACGATTCAAAGATCTGATGTCGAGGCGTTTACTACGGCTGATCACATAGATCCTGTCTATGGTCGACTATTTCGTGAAGCCATACAAAAAGGTTTAATAGTCACGCCACTGATTGTGGAAATAACACGACGTGAAGTCCGCCTAACAGACAAAGTCCTACCAGTCGTGGTGGGATAATAAATGATTTAAAAGTTTTTTGAAAAAGTCTTGGAATAAAGTGATCCAAATAAAAAAGCCGCCCTCTAGGCGGCTTTTTTGTGGAAATTTGTAAAGCTAGTTATTACTTAGCTAATTATTTAGCTAAATGACGATCGATGATCGCTTTGAATTCAGGGAATGGGTAAGCACCTTTTAATGAAACACCATTGATGATGAAACCAGGAGTTCCACTGATGTTAAATTTACGAGCTTCTTCCATATCAGCTGCGATTCTTTGAGCGATTTTTTCGTCTTTTAAATCAGCTGCTAACTTCTTCATATCAACACCTAATTTTTTAGCTGTGTTATCGAAGAATTTATCCTCTTTCATTCTGTCTTGACCTTCAAATACAGCATCATGGAATTTTTCAGCTTTTTCATGACTTTGTTTTGCAATAGCTTCGAAGTATTGAGCTGCTGGCATTGCAAGTGGGTGGAAGTCTAAAGGTAAGTGTTTGAAAATGATGCGGACTTGATCGCCGTAAGCTTTTCTAACTTCGTGGATTGTTTGGTAACCACGTGCACAGTATGGGCATTGGAAGTCAGAGTATTCTACGATAGTGATTGGAGCATTCTTAGGACCGAAAACCACACGGCCATCTTCGATTTCAGGTTTCAATGGGTTGTTGAACTCTTCATCACGAGCTTTTTGCTCATCTTGTTGTGCTCTTTCACCAGCTGTGCGTTGCGCTTCTTGAGCTGCGCGATTTACGACTTCGATGAATTGTGCAGGGTCTTTTTCAATGGCAGCAAAAACAATAGAAGGATCTTTTTCAATAGCTTCTTTTAATTGTTTTGCCGAAGGGGCGCATGAAGCTAATGTCAAAGCTGCGGCGACAAATGTAAGTGTTGATAAAATGCGTGTTGTTTTCAAGAAATCCTCCGTTGGGTTTGTTGCTTAAATTAACCACAATAGTCTGTCACAAGCCGCTTTAAACGAGAATCTTTTTTTAATTATGACTAGGGGCTAAAAAAGACCCGTCCGAGGTCCAGCTTGAAGAAAGCCCTCAACGCAGCTTGAAAAATTAGTTAGGATGGCCACATGAACAAGCTATTTAAAATCTTGGTAGGTTTATTTATTGGGCTAGGTGTTGGATCAGGTGTAATGACAATGACTTCTTGTGCCAGTGCTCCGCAGGTCAATACGCCATCTGCGATGACGTATAACTATGCACGTTTAAAGCTGCTGGACCTAGATCAGATGTCGGACCTTATTCAAAAGCGTGTGCAGGGATATAAACGCACAGATAATGAAGAGCTGATGCAAGAGGCTCTTGAACTCTGTCTATCGCGCCCAGATGAAGACAGTATGGTTGAAAAGCTGATTGATTCTGTTCGTTTCAACGCGTCTTCAGAGGCGGCATGGGAGCAATGGGTAGAGGCTGCGGTGGAAAAGAGCATTGCCCAGTTAAAAAATGAAACAACACCTGCGGTAGATCAGGTTACCTATCTGATTTTACTTGAAAATTTAATAGCACAATTTCGCCCAGAGTTTTTAAAGCAGTGGGAGGCTCCGCAGTTTGAAAGTGAAGTGATCGAAAAGATTGCGGCGGCGGAACTGGTTGTTTCCGATGCGGCCGTGAGTGAGCGTCGCTTGAACTTAATGGAAACTCAGCGCTCGCCTTCACGTGTGGCGCAGGACCTAATCAAAGAACGTGAGCAAGCTAATACTCCTCCATCTCGTCGTTAAATGCAGTTAAATCTCTGAGTTACGTCCTATGGTGAAGCCAGACTCGACCTAATTCTGGTTTCACAAAATTTCATCAGTTTGTCTCAATCTGACTCAAGTTTTTTTAGAAATCCTCCGAAGAGTTTATTAACAGAAGCCATGATGGCGCTTAATAAACCAGGAGGTACAACATGTTTATTCAAGGTGATTTACAAGCAGTTTTCGATGCTCTTTATCGCGTAGGTGCGATTGATCCAGTATTGGGAATGGATTGGGAAAAAATCAACACGGATATGGTGTCCTCTCCTCAATTAGTTAATCGCGTGTGTGCTTCTATCAATGCCTGTGACGGGAATCCAGATTTACTTTTACAGACATTGCAATCATTAGAACCAAGATTATTGAATTTTGTCGCGTTGGAGGTGGCTCGTGAATTCTGTGAATTTCAAGACCGTAAAGAGCTTCATTAAAATTTTTGTTAGAAGTTTTCTGTTCACTTTTTGCTTTTTTGTACAAGTAAAAGTGAATGCGCAGGAAGTTGGGACTCGCTCTACTGATGCGGTGTCACCTCAACAAAAAAATGCAGAACTTGTCAGTGCGATTCGTAAAGCCGTGCGCCCTGTAGAGCCAAGCAAAGAGATCGTTATTTTACATACGGAAAGTGGTTTTGTACCAGCTACTGTTCGTGTGCAAAAAGGCGTAGCTTATAAAATTCACGTGGTGAATTTGAATATGAAAGAAAAAAATGTGAGTTTTTTAATGGACTCATTTACTCAGTCGCATAACACCGTTTATGGCGAGCAAAAAAGTTTTAATATCGAGCCACAAGTAGAAGGGGTGTACTCTTATCAGTGCCCAGAAACTGGTGTGCAAGGAAAGTTAGTTGTCGTGCAAAGCACACCTGCAAGTCGCAGAGTGGCTTCATTCGAAGACTAAGTAAGACGTTTTAACGAAACGTAGAGGAAGTATGTCAGACGGACAATCAAACTTTAAAGAAGTTATCGCACGGGCTCTAGGGCCCGTTTCCGAGTATCTGGAAGATCCAGGTGTTTCGGAGGTTTTGATTAATGGTCCGAATCAAATCTTTGTAGAGCGCAAAGGTAAGTTAGAATTAACTCCAGCTAAATTTCCAGACGAAGACAATTTGCAGGCAGCGATCAACAGTATTGCTCAGTCAGTAGGTCGTCGGATCAATGCAGACGAGCCTCGTTTAGATGCACGTCTACCGATTATCGAAGGGTCTTCAGCGAGTGGGTCTCGTATCGCTGCCGTATTACCGCCGATTTCGCGCCAAGGCACTGTGATCAGTATTCGTAAGTTCACAGCAAGTAAAATTACTCCGGCTGAATATATTAAATACGGTACGATCACTCCAGATGCATGGATGTTTATTGATCTGTGTATGTTTCTAGGTAAAAACATTATCGTCAGCGGTGGTACCGGATCTGGTAAAACGACGTTGCTGAGTTTGATGTGTTCCCGTATTCCAAAAGGTCAACGTGTTTTGATTATCGAAGACTCGTCTGAGTTACAAGTCGAGTACGAACATGTAGTGCGTTTTGAAACTCGCCAAGCCGATACCTTAGGCAAAGGCGAAGTGACTATTCGTGACTTACTTAAATCTGCATTGCGTTTGCGTCCAGATCGTATTGTCGTCGGAGAGGTTCGTTCCAGTGAAGCTTTGGAATTGATCAATGCGATGAACACGGGGCATAAGGGCAGTATGGGAACGGTGCATGCGAATTCACCGGAGGATGCGATCGTTCGTCTAGAGGCCTTAGCGGCTGGGGGCGATGCGAAAATCAGTGAAAAAGCTCTGGTGTCGCAGGTGGCATCAGCGATCGAGATTATTGTGCAAATTTCCCGCTATGCAGATGGCTCTAGAAAGATTGGCTCTATTTCAGAGGTGCGTGGTATTGGACCAGATGGCAAGTACATCGTTGTGCCTATATTTGAAATCACTAAGTTGGTCAGACGCCCGGATGGTAAGCTCGAAGGTGGTATCGAGCCCACTGGAAATGTGCCTTCTTTTTACCAAGAAATACTGGATAACAAGATCAATTATCCATTAACGAAGTTCCAAAAAGTCAAAGCTGCTTAAATAGGCAGCCCTTAAACAATTCAAAACTTACTGGCACATATTCGCTTGCATGGCCTCAGGCGGACGCAGTAAGTTGGATGCGTGCATTTTAGCTGTAAAATAACCCACGCCATTCTAAGCCATTTAGAGTCGGAAAAAGTCGATTTATCGGCTTATTTTTCTGAAAGCGAAATCCCGTGGGAGTTACTGCGTGATACCTCGTATTGGATGCGCGCACCAGATATGGAAGCATTCTTAGAGCGTCTTTCCATTGATCAAGAAACTTTGATACGTGCTGGACATCGCACACCCAAAAATCGTGTTTGGGGTGTACTCGATAGTGTTTTACGAATGATGCCACAGCCGCAGGAAATTTTTCAGCAACCAGAAAAATTTCTGAGCTATTTTATTTCTCCGGAACCGCCTATTGAAAATCTGCAAAGAATTGAAAACGGGCTGTCATTTGATATTCCTCTTCCGGCGGAACAATATCCATTGGTGACGATATACTTGAAGGCAGCATTTGAATCTCTACCACTTTATGTGGGACAGACGGCCGCTCAATGCGAATGGAAAGATATTCACTTTAAGATCGTGTGGTCGTCTTCACAGCAAAGTATTTTAAGTGAAGATTCTGATCGCAATATCTCGCCACAGCTGATGCAAGATGTGATTCGTCAGTTGCAGCAAAGCAGTCGTGAACTAGAAGTTAAAAATCGTGAGTTACAACGACGTAACGAAGAGTTGCTACGTATGTCTCAGGATAAACAGAGCGCTACCACCACTAAAAGAGAAGTGGTGCAACAGGATTTTTCTGAATTTGATTTTATGAAAAAACCAGTTCATCAAGTGGCGCAAAATCTATCCCGCCTGCACGATTACATGGTGCGGGCACATCAATTGGTGACAATCTTATCTGCGGGACAAAAACAAACGCCAGCAGGGATCAAAGAAGCACTTCATCGTGTGGATTGGGAAATTGTAAAAAATCAATATCCACAACTGATTCTAGAAAGTCTTGAAACATTAAAAAAATTAAATAAACCAGAAGGTCCTTCTGATAAATAATCAGAACGACGAAGGAGAATGTCATGTCTGAAATTATCAGCGTCTTAGGTAGAGAAATTCTTGATAGCCGTGGAAATCCGACAATCGAAGTAGAAGTCAAAACTTCAGCGGGTAATATGGGAAGAGCAGCGGTTCCATCAGGAGCTAGCACCGGAGCACACGAGGCTTACGAACTACGTGACGGAGATAAAAAAAGATATTTAGGCAAAGGTGTTTTCAAAGCGGTTGATCATGTTCGTGAAAAGATTGCTCCTGAAATCGTAGGTCTTAATGTCTATGAGCAAGTTTATATTGATAAAATTTTACGTGATATCGATGGAACTGAAAATAAATCTAATTTAGGTGCTAATGCCATTTTAGGTGTTTCTTTGGCCTGCGCTCATGCAGCGGCTAAAGATGCGGGTTTACCACTTTATCGCTATGTGGGGGGCTCTCAAGCTTGTCGTCTTCCTGTGCCGTTGATGAATGTTCTGAATGGTGGTGCGCACGCGAATAATGGTTTAGATATTCAAGAGTTTATGATTGTGCCGACAGTGAATAATTCTTTCGCTGAGTCGTTACGTGCGGGTTCTGAAATTTTCCATACGTTGAAAAAGATTTTAAATAAAAAAGGTCTTTCAACGGCAGTAGGGGATGAAGGTGGATTTGCGCCGACATTGAAATCAAATGAAGAGGCATTAGAGCTTTTGATGCAAGCGATTTTGGAAGCTGGCTATGAAGCTGGTCAAAATGTTTTCTTAGCATTGGATGTGGCTTCAACAGAATTGTTCAAAGGTGGGAAATACACATGGGAGCAAAATCAAATCACAGGGCTTGAGCTTCAAGGCATTTATCAAAAATGGGCCGAGAAGTATCCGCTTGTCAGTATTGAAGATGGTTTTGCCGAAGACGATTGGGATTCTTGGATTTCTGCGACTTCAAACTTAGGATCACATCTGCAGTTAGTGGGTGATGATTTATTTGTGACGAATCCAAAACGTCTTCGCCAAGGTCTCGAGAAAAAAGCGGCTAACGCGCTACTCGTGAAAGTAAATCAAATCGGTACTTTGACAGAAACATTTGAGGCTGTGAATTTGGCTCAACGCAACAAAATGAAGACAGTCATGTCACACCGAAGTGGTGAAACAGAAGATGTGACGATCGCAGATTTAGCGGTGGCTCTGAACTGTCATCAAATTAAAACGGGTAGTCTTTGTCGTGGTGAACGCACAGCTAAATACAACCAACTTCTTCGCATCGAAGAAGACTTGGGCGGAATGGGTGTTTACTGGGATAAAGCCGGCTTTAGATAAGCTATCTTATTAAAATATCTTTACAAAAAGCTCACTGGACTTTGGTATGAGTCCAGTGACTCAGTTTGTAAAAAAAATAAAAATCTGTGAGGATTCAAATATGACAAAAATAACGACATCTATGATTTTTCTCGTCTTGCTAATCACAGGTACAGCTCAGGCCAACGTTATCGGTACAGCTTACCAAAACTTTAATCCAAGTATTTCAGGTACGGATTTCACCACGGTTCACTCGACCAGACCAGTGAAACCTTGTATGTGTAATCTTGGTGTGTTCTTCAACTATGCGAAAAACACCCTGACATACTCTGATACTTTCTATCAAACCAACCAAGACTTAAAAGGTGTGCGTGCGAATGACTTCCTAGTTGGCGGTGATTTGTACGGCGCTTTCGGTATCACGGAAAACTGGGATATTGGGGTTGCGTTGCCTTTTGTTGTCACAGCTAAAAATGATGACCCGTACGGAGTGGCTTACTTTGATAAATTCGGTTTAACTGAAGTTCGTCCTATGACGAAATATCGTTTCTATGGTGATGATCAAGGTGGTTGGGCTGTTATCGTATCAGCCAACTTCAATATTATTAAAGATGATCCATTTGCGGGTAACAATCCTGGTCCAACATTCAATATCGAGTTAGCAGCAGATACGACAACTGATAGCGGAATGAGACTTGCGGGTAACATCGGCTACAGAAAAAGAAACTCAGGTTCTCAGTTGACGAGCCCTTCAACTGGTTTGCCTCCTCCGTTCCAGCCATTTAACGATGCTTTCATTTACTCTGCGGCTTTGGCTAAAAACTTCGATAGCATTAAATCTGATTTAATCGCCGAACTTAAAGGTAGTATTTCAGGTAGAACAAATGATGACAGCGTTAAGAAGTCTCAGCAGGCGTTAGAGCTTGGCTTAGGTATCAAACACGATGTTTCAAACACATTTAATATTCATGCCGGTTTAGGAACTAAATTAGCAGATGCTCAAGCGACACCAGATATTCGTGCATATGCAGGTATCAACTTCCAAGTTGGTCCGATGTGTAGCGACGAGCCAGCTCCATCTGAAATCGTAATCGAGATGCCAATCGCAGTTGTACAAAACCATCCAGTTGGTGTTTCTTCTGTAACGGCGTTAAATATGCCAGTATCAGCTTTGAACCCAACAGACTACGCAGCTTATCGCTGGAAAATTGGTCCGACGCCACAAATGAACTGTTACAGCGAAGAAGGCTACAGTGCTGAAGTCGACGGGCAGATGCCAATCGTAACAGATATCGGTCCGATTCCAGATGGTGGTATCACACTATGTGCTGTGGCAAAAAACTTAGGTGGATACTGGCAGCCATTTACAGATCCAACGATCATCAATTGGACAAAAGGTAGTGCGCCAGTTGCTGTTGTACAAAATCATCCAGTAGGCGTTTCAGATGCTATTGATTTAAATATGCCAGTAACAGCACAGAACCCAGCAGACTACGCAGCTTATCGCTGGAAAATTGGTTCGACTCCTGAAATGAACTGTTACGATGCTTTCGGGTACAGTGACGAGATCTCAGGTGAAAGACCAATCATCACTCATATCGGTGAAATTCCAGATGGTGGTATCACACTTTGCGCCGTAGCGAAAAGCTTAGGCGGGGTATGGCAGCCATTTGAAGCTCCAACAATCATTATGTGGGAGAAGAAAAAAGGATACGAGCTATTCAGATTGAATGCGAACGTATTGTTCGACTTCGATAAAGATGAATTGCAACCACGTTCTTATGGTGAGTTAGAAAAAATTAACCGTCACTTGAACAGAAAACCTTTCACAAAAGCTATCATCGAAGGTCACACAGATAGTAAAGGTTCAGACGCTTACAACTTAGATTTATCAAGAAGACGTGCCATCACGGTAAAAAATCACATGGTGAAAACATATGGTTTTGATCCAGATAAGTTTGCAACTCAAGGTATGGGTGAAGGTTACCCAGTTGATACAAACGAGACTGATGAAGGCCGCGCAAATAACAGACGTGTGGAATTCAAAATCTACAGAAAATAAGCCTGCCATCTAAAGCAGAAAATAAAAAAGGCGCAGAATATGCGCCTTTTTTATTTGTGTCTGATGGACCTCGATTAGATTGGTCCGATTTCGACTTCTAAAACATCACCCAGTTGAAGAGTGAAGTTGGTCAGAGTAATAGTGGCACCGACAGCTTCGTAGTCAGAAAGACTTAAGATCTGTCTTTGGCCATTTCTTAAAATCACTACTGAGTTCACTTTTTCTGTGCTCAATAATCCAGGGACTACATAAGAAGAAGCGGCTTCAGAGGCCATAAAGGTTGAAACTTGTGAAAGTGTATTCGAGAAGTTTCCAGAGCATAAAGACTGCGTAGATGAGTTATTATTTCCTAAGATAACCGATAGAGTCTCGTAGGCTGTTCCATAGCTTTGACCTGCATTTAGAGCACAGCTATCACCAACAAAGCGAGCCAGCGTAGCGACTGTAAATCCCGAGCTACCGAATAATTCAACAGACTTATTGCGAATAGCTGAAATCAAGTTCTGAGCACTTGAAGCAGAAATATCTGATTTAATAACAGAGTCAAATTCGATGGCTGAACTGGCCACGTTACCCGGTAATACCTGTTTTGAACATGAGCTTGGACTTGCAGATAAACCCACTGCGTGCACAAGGTCATATAGGTTAGGGTAGTTAACATTATTGAATGTCACTTGAGACGAGCAAAGATTTAAATTTGCATTAGATCCATTGTCGCCAAGATCAGCACCATAGTAAGATACGGGTACTGTTTCATAGATACAGTCAGTTACGTTACGTACGATGTATCCCTGAGACGTAATACGATTTACAGCATAATCCTTATGGGCTTGAGTACAAGTCGCACCATTTGTAATGGTGTTTTGACCATTTAAGCTCACACCCCATTGAACAGGCATCCACTTCGTCACGCCATCTTGAGATAATTGATATTCTAAGCTGACGCGCGCACGTTGCTGACCATACGAGTAATAAACCACTGGTTGGCTAGATACACGTTGAATGTAACGGCTCATACAGCTGGCGAAATTACTGGAGTCATCTTCATCTGTTAAGATAACGATAGCGGCTTTATCGCCCGCTTGGAAGAAACGTGAACTGCTTTCATCAAATAACTGACGAGCTGTTGCACATAGGCCTTCTTCTGTATCAGAACCACTAGTACCCACAGCTAAAAGAGCATCGCGGATTTGAGTTTTTAAGATACCGAACTGAGAGTCAGTTGAATTTCTAAAAAGCTTAAGATTGTTATGGCGAACATTCTTATTCGAAATACTTCTTTCAATTAAATAAGATGAAAGTGATTGCGCCTGACTTTGCGAAACTGTGTTGCGGCTTTCATCAAGATATTTAGTGGCAATAGTGTAGTCCACTTCGTTACTTGGAATACCTGAAGTCGAAACGATTTTTAAATCGACATTGTGTCCTTTAAGAGGAGTCAGTAATGAGTCCACAGCATTCGCCAGTTGTTGTTGCGATTGAGTCATCGTGTAGGAGTCATCGACCACAAACAAAACTTTAAGATTGGCTTTCACCTGATTGTAGGTGGGGTCAATAGTGACTTTACGAGATGTCCCCAAGGCTCCGCCAAGGCCGTTATTAAAAACATCGTAGTTGGTTTTGGCGCAGTTTTGAAACATCGGAGAAACAACTAGTAATCCAATGATGCTTAAGCCGACGATACCCATTTTCTGCTCACGTTTCATAAAGATCCCCTTTA encodes the following:
- a CDS encoding OmpA family protein, with protein sequence MTKITTSMIFLVLLITGTAQANVIGTAYQNFNPSISGTDFTTVHSTRPVKPCMCNLGVFFNYAKNTLTYSDTFYQTNQDLKGVRANDFLVGGDLYGAFGITENWDIGVALPFVVTAKNDDPYGVAYFDKFGLTEVRPMTKYRFYGDDQGGWAVIVSANFNIIKDDPFAGNNPGPTFNIELAADTTTDSGMRLAGNIGYRKRNSGSQLTSPSTGLPPPFQPFNDAFIYSAALAKNFDSIKSDLIAELKGSISGRTNDDSVKKSQQALELGLGIKHDVSNTFNIHAGLGTKLADAQATPDIRAYAGINFQVGPMCSDEPAPSEIVIEMPIAVVQNHPVGVSSVTALNMPVSALNPTDYAAYRWKIGPTPQMNCYSEEGYSAEVDGQMPIVTDIGPIPDGGITLCAVAKNLGGYWQPFTDPTIINWTKGSAPVAVVQNHPVGVSDAIDLNMPVTAQNPADYAAYRWKIGSTPEMNCYDAFGYSDEISGERPIITHIGEIPDGGITLCAVAKSLGGVWQPFEAPTIIMWEKKKGYELFRLNANVLFDFDKDELQPRSYGELEKINRHLNRKPFTKAIIEGHTDSKGSDAYNLDLSRRRAITVKNHMVKTYGFDPDKFATQGMGEGYPVDTNETDEGRANNRRVEFKIYRK
- the sfsA gene encoding DNA/RNA nuclease SfsA translates to MKFKDELLEGVLLQRYKRFFADVEYQGQLYTIHVPNTGSLKGVIEKGQRQPCWFSLHGDESKKLKGTLEAVQVPSGVWVGLNTSSPNKIVQESIQSARLKGGGHLPHWSDYQFYKSEYKISKETRLDGVFCMQETDLQDENIPKHFIEIKNTTLLEKVDGKNMAMFPDAVTERGQKHLKELMALIEKGHKAELIFTIQRSDVEAFTTADHIDPVYGRLFREAIQKGLIVTPLIVEITRREVRLTDKVLPVVVG
- a CDS encoding cupredoxin domain-containing protein, with the protein product MNAQEVGTRSTDAVSPQQKNAELVSAIRKAVRPVEPSKEIVILHTESGFVPATVRVQKGVAYKIHVVNLNMKEKNVSFLMDSFTQSHNTVYGEQKSFNIEPQVEGVYSYQCPETGVQGKLVVVQSTPASRRVASFED
- a CDS encoding CpaF family protein, with amino-acid sequence MSDGQSNFKEVIARALGPVSEYLEDPGVSEVLINGPNQIFVERKGKLELTPAKFPDEDNLQAAINSIAQSVGRRINADEPRLDARLPIIEGSSASGSRIAAVLPPISRQGTVISIRKFTASKITPAEYIKYGTITPDAWMFIDLCMFLGKNIIVSGGTGSGKTTLLSLMCSRIPKGQRVLIIEDSSELQVEYEHVVRFETRQADTLGKGEVTIRDLLKSALRLRPDRIVVGEVRSSEALELINAMNTGHKGSMGTVHANSPEDAIVRLEALAAGGDAKISEKALVSQVASAIEIIVQISRYADGSRKIGSISEVRGIGPDGKYIVVPIFEITKLVRRPDGKLEGGIEPTGNVPSFYQEILDNKINYPLTKFQKVKAA
- the eno gene encoding phosphopyruvate hydratase; this translates as MSEIISVLGREILDSRGNPTIEVEVKTSAGNMGRAAVPSGASTGAHEAYELRDGDKKRYLGKGVFKAVDHVREKIAPEIVGLNVYEQVYIDKILRDIDGTENKSNLGANAILGVSLACAHAAAKDAGLPLYRYVGGSQACRLPVPLMNVLNGGAHANNGLDIQEFMIVPTVNNSFAESLRAGSEIFHTLKKILNKKGLSTAVGDEGGFAPTLKSNEEALELLMQAILEAGYEAGQNVFLALDVASTELFKGGKYTWEQNQITGLELQGIYQKWAEKYPLVSIEDGFAEDDWDSWISATSNLGSHLQLVGDDLFVTNPKRLRQGLEKKAANALLVKVNQIGTLTETFEAVNLAQRNKMKTVMSHRSGETEDVTIADLAVALNCHQIKTGSLCRGERTAKYNQLLRIEEDLGGMGVYWDKAGFR
- a CDS encoding DsbA family protein produces the protein MKTTRILSTLTFVAAALTLASCAPSAKQLKEAIEKDPSIVFAAIEKDPAQFIEVVNRAAQEAQRTAGERAQQDEQKARDEEFNNPLKPEIEDGRVVFGPKNAPITIVEYSDFQCPYCARGYQTIHEVRKAYGDQVRIIFKHLPLDFHPLAMPAAQYFEAIAKQSHEKAEKFHDAVFEGQDRMKEDKFFDNTAKKLGVDMKKLAADLKDEKIAQRIAADMEEARKFNISGTPGFIINGVSLKGAYPFPEFKAIIDRHLAK